The DNA region GTTCCTTCGGGTCGGTTCCAGCAATAGAAATGAGGTATCCCTGAAGCGTATGTTCGATAACGATGAATGAGTGCTCGAGAACCGCTCCATAGTAGTCGCCGAGTTCGTCGAGTCGGTGTATCAACTCAAGGAGGCGACACGCTTTCTGGATCTGAATTTTTCCATCGTCTGCTCCCGGAGCCGCGTCCAGTTCTGGTTCGAACGTCGGTTGGCCGTAGGCGTGCCCAAAGGCGTCTTCTGCCGCAGAAATTTGTTCGAGTAGCTCCCCCGGTCACTCATCGGATATTATCTCCACTTTCACTCGCTCAAGGGTCTCTGTCGAGAGAAGGGTGATCCCATCACCGAACAACGCCTCAGTATCGACCCGGTCTCGCTGGGCGAGTATCGATTGTGGAGTTTCGACAATAATTTCAAATGAATACCGTTCTGCCGAGGGGTCGTCAGACGATTCGTTTTCGAGTTGTGCCGTAATCGCCGGCCAGTTTGATTCGAAATCAGCGTGTTCGGGAGTTGCTATCCCAATTGTTGATGGAATATAGAGTTCCTCGAGTTGCTTGACGAGTTTGTTTGCCTCGTGACGCTGACGCATGTGATCCTCACCAACGAGTACCCACAAGTCGATATCCGATTGGCGGTCGGCCTCCCCGCGTGCCGTACTTCCAAAGAGAATAATCCCGTTGACATCTGCGAGTTGTTCAGTGATATAGTGGCGAGCAATGCGCACCGGGGTCTGGAACGCTGATTGTGGGATCGTACGGATCGGATCCGTTGG from Natronosalvus rutilus includes:
- a CDS encoding nucleotidyltransferase domain-containing protein, with translation MRHDSSTTDTADNPTKWSSVGLPLPIRDTNLFKHSASSHILQFLADNPDIDVSIRQLARVTPTSERATREAVNTLEANGLIETTHEGNARRVRINKTRLDKPTDPIRTIPQSAFQTPVRIARHYITEQLADVNGIILFGSTARGEADRQSDIDLWVLVGEDHMRQRHEANKLVKQLEELYIPSTIGIATPEHADFESNWPAITAQLENESSDDPSAERYSFEIIVETPQSILAQRDRVDTEALFGDGITLLSTETLERVKVEIISDE